One genomic segment of Brassica napus cultivar Da-Ae chromosome A3, Da-Ae, whole genome shotgun sequence includes these proteins:
- the LOC125607079 gene encoding uncharacterized protein LOC125607079 isoform X2, translated as MYTSFNRLGREALETDAEEIIEMAGKTSLSEQQKQVQDNIHYQVENFCSLMDGILCPHVSKKEPGSQPATPPPRQSGLTFAVGGSNHASPAADKPFVPETKPLKLAQVSQRLMEQLGYTLEIKPSVIPHKDAGQGCFIKGEADAGTVLAFYPGVIYSPAFYRYIPGYPKVDSQNSYLITRYDGTVMNAQPWGLGGDSREVWTGSYTPAVKTDTKTSENGSDRLWKALSKPLQGSGKAKEVLERRNPLAFGHLANHPGKETNPNVMICPYDFPLVEKDLRPYVPNVSFGDSGEVKMKRFGSFWFKTGGSNGVEAPVLKTLVLVATRALRDEELLLNYRLSNSKRRPDWYTPVNEEEDRRRWS; from the exons ATGTATACAAG CTTTAACCGGTTGGGAAGAGAAGCTCTGGAGACGGATGCAGAAGAGATAATTGAGATGGCTGGTAAAACCTCTTTGTCTGAGCAGCAGAAACAAGTCCAAGACAACATTCACTACCAAGTTGAAAACTTCTGCTCTTTGATGGATGGAATCCTTTGTCCTCATGTTAGCAAGAAGGAGCCCGGATCACAACCAGCAACCCCTCCTCCTCGTCAAAGCGGTCTTACTTTCGCCGTTGGTGGAAGTAATCATGCTTCTCCAGCAGCAGATAAGCCTT TTGTTCCGGAGACAAAGCCTTTGAAACTCGCTCAAGTCTCACAGAGATTAATGGAACAACTTGGCTATACCCTTGAGATCAAACCGTCAGTGATACCTCACAAGGACGCTGGTCAAGGTTGTTTCATCAAAGGCGAAGCGGATGCTGGAACCGTCTTAGCCTTTTACCCTGGAGTCATCTACTCCCCTGCGTTCTACAGGTACATCCCCGGGTACCCTAAGGTTGACTCACAGAACTCGTATCTCATCACGAGGTACGACGGAACCGTGATGAACGCTCAGCCTTGGGGTCTTGGAGGAGACTCTAGAGAAGTATGGACTGGCTCCTACACACCTGCGGTCAAAACCGACACCAAAACATCAGAAAACGGTTCGGACAGGCTATGGAAAGCGTTGAGCAAGCCACTCCAAGGCTCGGGTAAAGCCAAAGAGGTTCTCGAGAGGAGAAACCCTTTGGCTTTTGGTCACTTAGCTAACCACCCGGGGAAAGAAACCAACCCAAACGTTATGATATGTCCTTATGACTTCCCCTTGGTGGAGAAAGATCTGCGGCCTTACGTTCCCAATGTGTCTTTCGGAGATTCTGGAGAGGTGAAGATGAAGAGATTCGGAAGCTTTTGGTTTAAGACAGGTGGTAGCAACGGCGTGGAAGCTCCGGTTCTGAAGACGTTGGTTTTGGTGGCGACGAGGGCGTTGCGTGATGAGGAGCTTCTGCTGAATTACAGGCTGAGCAACTCTAAGAGACGACCGGATTGGTATACTCCGGTTAACGAAGAGGAGGATCGGAGAAGATGGAGCTAA
- the LOC125607079 gene encoding uncharacterized protein LOC125607079 isoform X1, translating into MESLFNKFQKAVGVLAKSRTFAKNPRQLQFEADINKLFMYTSFNRLGREALETDAEEIIEMAGKTSLSEQQKQVQDNIHYQVENFCSLMDGILCPHVSKKEPGSQPATPPPRQSGLTFAVGGSNHASPAADKPFVPETKPLKLAQVSQRLMEQLGYTLEIKPSVIPHKDAGQGCFIKGEADAGTVLAFYPGVIYSPAFYRYIPGYPKVDSQNSYLITRYDGTVMNAQPWGLGGDSREVWTGSYTPAVKTDTKTSENGSDRLWKALSKPLQGSGKAKEVLERRNPLAFGHLANHPGKETNPNVMICPYDFPLVEKDLRPYVPNVSFGDSGEVKMKRFGSFWFKTGGSNGVEAPVLKTLVLVATRALRDEELLLNYRLSNSKRRPDWYTPVNEEEDRRRWS; encoded by the exons ATGGAGTCTCTTTTCAACAAATTTCAAAAG GCTGTTGGAGTTCTTGCCAAGAGTAGAACATTTGCTAAGAACCCAAGGCAGCTGCAATTTGAAGCAGACATTAACAAACTGTTTATGTATACAAG CTTTAACCGGTTGGGAAGAGAAGCTCTGGAGACGGATGCAGAAGAGATAATTGAGATGGCTGGTAAAACCTCTTTGTCTGAGCAGCAGAAACAAGTCCAAGACAACATTCACTACCAAGTTGAAAACTTCTGCTCTTTGATGGATGGAATCCTTTGTCCTCATGTTAGCAAGAAGGAGCCCGGATCACAACCAGCAACCCCTCCTCCTCGTCAAAGCGGTCTTACTTTCGCCGTTGGTGGAAGTAATCATGCTTCTCCAGCAGCAGATAAGCCTT TTGTTCCGGAGACAAAGCCTTTGAAACTCGCTCAAGTCTCACAGAGATTAATGGAACAACTTGGCTATACCCTTGAGATCAAACCGTCAGTGATACCTCACAAGGACGCTGGTCAAGGTTGTTTCATCAAAGGCGAAGCGGATGCTGGAACCGTCTTAGCCTTTTACCCTGGAGTCATCTACTCCCCTGCGTTCTACAGGTACATCCCCGGGTACCCTAAGGTTGACTCACAGAACTCGTATCTCATCACGAGGTACGACGGAACCGTGATGAACGCTCAGCCTTGGGGTCTTGGAGGAGACTCTAGAGAAGTATGGACTGGCTCCTACACACCTGCGGTCAAAACCGACACCAAAACATCAGAAAACGGTTCGGACAGGCTATGGAAAGCGTTGAGCAAGCCACTCCAAGGCTCGGGTAAAGCCAAAGAGGTTCTCGAGAGGAGAAACCCTTTGGCTTTTGGTCACTTAGCTAACCACCCGGGGAAAGAAACCAACCCAAACGTTATGATATGTCCTTATGACTTCCCCTTGGTGGAGAAAGATCTGCGGCCTTACGTTCCCAATGTGTCTTTCGGAGATTCTGGAGAGGTGAAGATGAAGAGATTCGGAAGCTTTTGGTTTAAGACAGGTGGTAGCAACGGCGTGGAAGCTCCGGTTCTGAAGACGTTGGTTTTGGTGGCGACGAGGGCGTTGCGTGATGAGGAGCTTCTGCTGAATTACAGGCTGAGCAACTCTAAGAGACGACCGGATTGGTATACTCCGGTTAACGAAGAGGAGGATCGGAGAAGATGGAGCTAA